One genomic region from Conexibacter woesei DSM 14684 encodes:
- a CDS encoding helix-turn-helix transcriptional regulator, which yields MTGRPVADQRLRDLALLRRVRDRIDREYAQPLDVEALARGVHMSAGHLSRQFRLAYGESPYGYVMTRRVERAMALLRRGDLSVTEVCFEVGCSSLGSFSSRFSSLVGMSPSAYKRQQADATEGMPSCVARQVTKPVRNREARSPSRA from the coding sequence ATGACCGGCAGACCCGTCGCGGACCAGCGCCTGCGCGACCTCGCGCTGCTGCGCCGCGTCCGCGACCGGATCGACCGCGAGTACGCGCAGCCGCTGGACGTCGAGGCGCTCGCCCGCGGCGTGCACATGTCGGCCGGGCACCTCAGCCGCCAATTCCGCCTCGCCTACGGCGAATCGCCGTACGGGTACGTGATGACGCGGCGCGTCGAGCGCGCGATGGCGCTGCTGCGTCGCGGCGATCTGAGCGTCACCGAGGTCTGCTTCGAGGTCGGCTGCTCGTCGCTGGGCTCCTTCAGCAGCCGCTTCAGTTCGTTGGTCGGCATGTCACCCAGCGCCTACAAACGTCAGCAGGCGGACGCGACCGAGGGCATGCCGTCGTGCGTTGCCAGACAGGTGACCAAACCGGTCAGGAATAGAGAAGCCCGGTCTCCGAGTCGCGCCTAG
- a CDS encoding VOC family protein produces the protein MTAMDITIHQSFLPHEDAAASLAFYRDTLGFEVRNDVEYNGMHWITLGLPGQPDTSVVLYPPGADPGVTDDERRVVSEMMAKGTFAMMNLATKDLDGTFDRLQAGVEVVQEPTDQPYGIRDCAIRDPAGNMIRIQEIR, from the coding sequence ATGACCGCCATGGACATCACCATTCATCAGAGCTTCCTCCCCCACGAGGACGCCGCCGCATCGCTCGCGTTCTATCGCGACACCCTGGGCTTCGAGGTCCGCAACGACGTCGAGTACAACGGGATGCATTGGATCACCCTCGGCTTGCCGGGCCAGCCCGACACGTCCGTCGTGCTGTACCCGCCGGGCGCCGACCCCGGCGTCACCGACGACGAGCGCCGCGTGGTCTCCGAGATGATGGCCAAGGGCACCTTCGCGATGATGAACCTGGCCACCAAGGACCTCGACGGCACGTTCGATCGGCTGCAGGCCGGCGTCGAGGTCGTGCAGGAGCCGACCGACCAGCCCTACGGGATTCGCGACTGCGCGATTCGCGACCCCGCCGGCAACATGATCCGCATCCAGGAGATCAGATAG
- a CDS encoding ATP-binding cassette domain-containing protein has protein sequence MATSTDRQSAAAHLADSHDLIRVHGARVNNLKDVTVELPKRRLTVFTGVSGSGKSSLVFGTIAAESQRLINETYSAFVQGFMPALARPEVDVMDGLTTAILVDQERMGANPRSTVGTATDANAMLRILFSRLGQPHIGSPNAYSFNVPSVRASGGITVERGGKTKTEKATFNRLGGMCPRCEGMGSVNDFDLTALYDDAKSLNEGALTIPGYSMDGWYGRIYRGCGWFDPDKPIKKFNKRELHDLLYKEATRIKVDGINLTYLGLIPQIQKSFLSKDVDALQPHIRAFVDKAVTFTTCPDCDGTRLSKEARSSKIDGKNIADVCSMEIRDLADWVGGLDEPSVAPLLTALGEALASFVEIGLGYLSLDRPAGTLSGGEAQRTKMIRHLGSSLTDVTYVFDEPTIGLHPHDIERMNELLLQLRDKGNTVLVVEHKPEVIAIADHVVDLGPHAGTGGGEVVFEGTVEGLRTSGTLTGRHLDDRASLKPSVRRPSGAMEVRGADTHNLQGVDVDIPLGVLVAVTGVAGSGKSSLIHGSVAGRDGVVVIDQAAIRGSRRSNPATYTRLLDPIRRAFARANGVKPALFSANSEGACPTCNGAGVIYTDLGVMATVESTCEECEGKRFQAAVLEYTFGGKDISEVLAMPVAEAETFFADGEAKTPAAHKILDRLADVGLGYLTLGQPLTTLSGGERQRLKLATRMAESGGVYVLDEPTTGLHLADVEQLLGLLDRLVDSGKSVVVIEHHQAVMAHADWIVDLGPGAGHDGGRVVFEGTPADLVADRSTVTGEHLAAYVGA, from the coding sequence ATGGCCACGAGCACGGACCGCCAGTCGGCTGCGGCGCACCTCGCTGACAGCCACGACCTGATCCGCGTGCACGGCGCGCGCGTGAACAACCTGAAGGACGTCACCGTCGAGCTTCCGAAGCGACGGCTGACGGTCTTCACCGGCGTGTCCGGCTCGGGCAAGAGCTCGCTCGTCTTCGGCACGATCGCCGCGGAGTCGCAGCGGCTGATCAACGAGACCTACAGCGCGTTCGTGCAGGGCTTCATGCCGGCGTTGGCGCGGCCCGAGGTCGACGTCATGGACGGGCTGACGACGGCGATCCTCGTCGACCAGGAGCGGATGGGCGCCAACCCCCGCTCCACGGTCGGCACCGCCACCGACGCCAACGCGATGCTGCGGATCCTCTTCAGCCGGCTCGGGCAGCCGCACATCGGCTCGCCGAACGCGTACTCGTTCAACGTGCCGTCGGTCAGAGCGAGCGGCGGGATCACGGTCGAGCGCGGCGGCAAGACGAAGACCGAGAAGGCGACCTTCAACCGTCTCGGCGGCATGTGCCCGCGCTGCGAGGGGATGGGCTCGGTCAACGACTTCGACCTGACGGCGCTGTACGACGACGCCAAGTCGCTCAACGAGGGCGCGCTCACGATCCCCGGCTACAGCATGGACGGCTGGTACGGGCGCATCTACCGCGGCTGCGGCTGGTTCGACCCCGACAAGCCGATCAAGAAGTTCAACAAGAGAGAGCTGCACGACCTGCTCTACAAAGAGGCGACCAGAATAAAGGTCGACGGGATCAACCTGACGTACCTGGGCTTGATCCCGCAGATCCAGAAGTCGTTCCTGTCGAAGGACGTCGACGCGCTGCAGCCGCACATCCGCGCGTTCGTCGACAAGGCGGTCACGTTCACGACCTGCCCCGACTGCGACGGCACGCGGCTGAGCAAGGAGGCGCGCTCCTCGAAGATCGACGGCAAGAACATCGCCGACGTCTGCTCGATGGAGATCCGCGACCTCGCCGACTGGGTCGGCGGCCTCGACGAGCCGTCGGTGGCGCCGCTGCTGACGGCGTTGGGGGAGGCGCTTGCGTCGTTCGTCGAGATCGGGCTCGGCTACCTGAGCCTCGACCGTCCCGCGGGCACGCTGTCGGGCGGCGAGGCGCAGCGCACCAAGATGATCCGCCACCTCGGCTCCTCGCTCACCGACGTCACCTACGTCTTCGACGAGCCGACGATCGGCCTGCACCCCCACGACATCGAGCGGATGAACGAGCTGCTGCTGCAGCTGCGCGACAAGGGCAACACCGTGCTCGTCGTCGAGCACAAGCCGGAGGTGATCGCGATCGCCGACCACGTCGTCGACCTCGGTCCCCACGCCGGCACCGGCGGCGGCGAGGTCGTGTTCGAAGGCACCGTCGAGGGGCTGCGGACCAGCGGCACGCTGACCGGGCGCCACCTCGACGACCGCGCCTCGCTGAAGCCGTCGGTGCGGAGACCGTCGGGGGCGATGGAGGTGCGCGGCGCCGACACGCACAACCTGCAGGGCGTCGACGTCGACATCCCGCTCGGGGTGCTGGTCGCCGTCACCGGCGTGGCGGGCTCGGGCAAGAGCTCGCTGATCCACGGCTCGGTCGCCGGCCGCGACGGCGTCGTGGTGATCGACCAGGCGGCGATCCGCGGGTCGCGGCGGAGCAACCCGGCGACGTACACGAGACTGCTCGACCCGATCCGCAGAGCGTTCGCGAGAGCCAACGGCGTCAAGCCGGCGCTGTTCAGCGCCAACTCGGAGGGCGCCTGCCCCACCTGCAACGGCGCGGGCGTGATCTACACCGACCTGGGCGTGATGGCCACGGTCGAGTCGACCTGCGAAGAGTGCGAGGGCAAGCGGTTCCAGGCGGCGGTGCTGGAGTACACGTTCGGCGGCAAGGACATCAGCGAGGTGCTCGCGATGCCGGTCGCCGAGGCCGAGACGTTCTTCGCGGACGGCGAGGCGAAGACGCCGGCCGCGCACAAGATCCTCGACCGGCTCGCCGACGTCGGGCTCGGCTACCTCACGCTGGGGCAGCCGCTCACGACGTTGTCCGGCGGTGAGCGGCAGCGGCTCAAGCTGGCCACCCGCATGGCGGAGAGCGGCGGCGTCTACGTCCTCGACGAGCCGACCACCGGCCTCCACCTCGCCGACGTCGAGCAGCTGCTCGGCCTGCTCGACCGGCTCGTCGACTCCGGCAAGTCGGTGGTCGTGATCGAGCACCACCAGGCGGTCATGGCGCACGCCGACTGGATCGTCGACCTCGGCCCCGGCGCCGGCCACGACGGCGGCCGGGTCGTCTTCGAGGGCACGCCCGCCGACCTCGTCGCCGATCGCTCCACCGTCACCGGAGAGCACCTCGCGGCCTACGTCGGCGCCTGA
- a CDS encoding M36 family metallopeptidase — protein sequence MAVAAPVQATQAPPDEELPNVDRRVDRASGGVSDVGRPDRQLTAPSSRPPQEIVLGYVRAHPAVFGLDEPDIANLRLVARSVSPDGIVHLRFNQVLDGIWSFDSGIDGHVTADGRLITVSGAPVPGARLPAADPALGARAGLREAREAVGGPASLPATTDVDATPEQATTFAGGERAILRWSATADGPRLAWSVLAGDGGDRLYDVLVDAERGTLLRRQSLTAHVGQARYFAADPLRTPIQTQLTMPLAWYDDHDGGMRLWGQYARTYVDREDEDPAPGAELGGSRVQIPASSGAPAAPDWLYAQSTAFPDPLGVCPASGCTWNRTDQDSPAVNQFQAATNAHVLASRFHDHLLQAPIGFDEASGNFQRTNSSGSGAGDDYVRVEVNDGEGYNNANFSTPPDGIAPRMQMFLYTRRNVNGSDTADIVYHEYAHGLSNRLVVNASGSSTLTSIQADMMGEAWSDFYALDLLVHEGHMTDTAAPGELTKGSYTSGPGGSRTKPIDCPVDPAGRTATCNGAPLRATVLGGYTYGDLAVTNNESPHNGGEVWAQTLWEIRTALGRQTALALITGGMRLSVDNPSMLDMRDAILQQAVATRSAPGAADDHYERLWAIFRNRGMGADASTRSTSSTTPAEGFGVVAAAGPATFTDPYPDGDNDGVVEPGERFEISQALRSVIAGDVGAVSGRLTSRGSATVEDATAAWPLLGGGRQAVNGDPLAVRLAPGCTRAAPLTLALSSTHGPAKADIVVDPRPGSSETVTLADATGSGPGVTTTSFEVAGSGTVTDVDLRIDELRHDRIEDLTIELVHGGASAVVLDRVLWWGDDIIDAIFDSDSPALLVAMKPGPISGRVQPPVRYVLNAFDGLPVAGTWTLRIHDAGTGERGVLHRWGLDSPQQSCRGRLEIPEVRSDAADGIEQHAATLSGAVTPNGRETGLRFAFGTTAAYGATSPVTSAGAGDAPISASFRLTGLKPGTTYHYRVETLREGGQVAVASADRTFTTTPTPGPRVDPPPIVPPRVGPPPIDPRPQISNARVTLARAGRRTDRRRASFSFTVSEPAKVTAVVTRAAPGIRKGKRCVAVPRRRPRGAKPCTRQLPAASGTVALRSARRGTLQLPAAGLGKGRYTATLTAVDATGNASTPVVVRFTVK from the coding sequence ATGGCCGTCGCGGCGCCGGTCCAGGCGACGCAGGCGCCGCCGGACGAGGAGCTGCCGAACGTCGACCGGCGCGTCGACCGCGCGAGCGGCGGGGTCTCCGACGTCGGGCGCCCCGACCGGCAGCTCACCGCCCCGTCGTCGCGCCCGCCGCAGGAGATCGTGCTCGGCTACGTGCGCGCGCACCCGGCGGTCTTCGGCCTCGACGAGCCCGACATCGCGAATCTGCGGCTGGTGGCCCGCAGCGTCAGTCCCGACGGGATCGTCCATCTGCGCTTCAACCAGGTACTCGACGGCATCTGGTCGTTCGACAGCGGGATCGACGGCCATGTGACGGCCGACGGTCGCCTGATCACCGTCTCCGGGGCGCCGGTCCCCGGAGCGCGCCTTCCCGCCGCCGACCCCGCGCTCGGTGCGCGGGCCGGCCTGCGCGAGGCGCGTGAGGCGGTCGGCGGCCCGGCGAGCCTGCCGGCGACGACCGACGTCGACGCGACACCGGAGCAGGCGACGACCTTCGCCGGCGGCGAACGCGCGATCCTGCGCTGGAGCGCGACGGCCGACGGGCCCCGGCTCGCGTGGAGCGTCCTCGCCGGCGACGGCGGCGACCGCCTCTACGACGTGCTCGTCGACGCCGAGCGCGGCACGCTGCTGCGCCGCCAGAGCCTGACCGCGCACGTCGGCCAGGCCAGATACTTCGCAGCCGACCCGCTCCGCACACCGATCCAGACTCAGCTCACGATGCCGTTGGCGTGGTACGACGACCACGACGGCGGGATGCGGCTGTGGGGCCAGTACGCCCGCACGTACGTCGACCGCGAGGACGAGGACCCCGCGCCCGGCGCCGAGCTCGGCGGCAGCCGCGTCCAGATCCCGGCCAGCTCCGGCGCGCCGGCCGCGCCCGACTGGCTGTACGCCCAGTCGACCGCGTTCCCCGACCCGCTCGGCGTGTGCCCGGCCAGCGGCTGCACCTGGAACCGCACGGACCAGGACTCGCCGGCGGTCAACCAGTTCCAGGCGGCGACCAACGCCCACGTCCTCGCGAGCCGCTTCCACGACCATCTGCTGCAGGCGCCGATCGGCTTCGACGAGGCCTCGGGCAACTTCCAGCGCACCAACTCCAGCGGCAGCGGCGCCGGCGACGACTACGTCCGCGTCGAGGTCAACGACGGCGAGGGCTACAACAACGCGAACTTCTCGACGCCGCCCGACGGCATCGCGCCGCGGATGCAGATGTTCCTGTACACCCGCCGCAACGTGAACGGCAGCGACACGGCCGACATCGTCTACCACGAGTACGCGCACGGGCTCAGCAACCGGCTCGTCGTCAACGCCTCCGGAAGCTCGACGCTCACCTCGATCCAAGCGGACATGATGGGCGAGGCGTGGAGCGACTTCTATGCGCTCGACCTGCTCGTCCACGAGGGCCACATGACCGACACGGCCGCGCCGGGGGAGCTGACGAAGGGCTCCTACACGTCCGGCCCCGGCGGCAGCCGCACCAAGCCGATCGACTGCCCCGTCGACCCGGCGGGGAGGACCGCGACGTGCAACGGGGCACCGCTCAGAGCGACCGTCCTGGGCGGCTACACGTACGGTGACCTCGCCGTCACGAACAACGAGTCGCCGCACAACGGCGGCGAGGTGTGGGCGCAGACGCTGTGGGAGATCCGCACGGCGCTCGGCCGCCAGACGGCGCTGGCGCTGATCACCGGCGGGATGCGGCTGTCGGTCGACAACCCGTCGATGCTCGACATGCGCGACGCGATCCTGCAGCAGGCGGTCGCGACCCGCTCCGCTCCCGGCGCCGCCGACGACCACTACGAGAGACTGTGGGCGATCTTCCGCAACCGCGGGATGGGCGCGGACGCCAGCACGCGGAGCACCTCGTCGACGACCCCGGCGGAGGGCTTCGGGGTGGTGGCCGCAGCCGGTCCCGCGACGTTCACGGACCCCTACCCCGACGGCGACAACGACGGCGTGGTCGAGCCCGGCGAGCGCTTCGAGATCAGCCAGGCGCTGCGGTCCGTCATCGCCGGCGACGTCGGCGCGGTGAGCGGCAGGCTCACCAGCCGCGGCAGCGCGACGGTCGAGGACGCGACAGCCGCGTGGCCGCTGCTCGGCGGAGGCCGGCAGGCGGTCAACGGCGACCCGCTCGCCGTGCGTCTCGCCCCCGGGTGCACCAGGGCCGCCCCGCTGACGCTCGCGCTCAGCTCGACGCACGGCCCGGCGAAGGCGGACATCGTCGTCGACCCGCGGCCCGGCTCGAGCGAGACGGTGACGCTCGCCGACGCGACCGGCTCAGGTCCCGGCGTGACGACGACGAGCTTCGAGGTGGCGGGCAGCGGGACCGTCACCGACGTCGACCTGCGGATCGACGAGCTCCGCCACGACCGGATCGAGGATCTCACGATCGAGCTGGTCCACGGCGGTGCGAGCGCGGTCGTCCTCGACCGCGTCCTGTGGTGGGGCGACGACATCATCGACGCGATCTTCGACTCCGATTCGCCCGCACTGCTGGTGGCGATGAAGCCAGGACCGATCAGCGGTCGCGTCCAGCCGCCGGTGAGGTACGTGCTCAACGCCTTCGACGGCCTTCCGGTCGCAGGCACCTGGACGCTGCGGATACACGACGCCGGGACCGGCGAGCGCGGCGTCCTGCATCGCTGGGGGCTCGACTCGCCGCAGCAGAGCTGCCGCGGCCGCCTGGAGATCCCGGAGGTGCGCTCCGACGCCGCGGACGGGATCGAGCAGCATGCCGCGACGCTGAGCGGGGCGGTGACGCCCAACGGCCGCGAGACCGGCCTGCGCTTCGCGTTCGGCACGACGGCGGCGTACGGCGCGACGTCACCCGTCACGAGCGCCGGCGCGGGCGACGCCCCGATCAGCGCGAGCTTCCGGCTGACCGGCCTGAAGCCGGGCACGACCTACCATTACCGCGTCGAGACGCTCCGCGAGGGAGGACAGGTCGCGGTCGCCAGCGCGGACCGGACGTTCACGACGACGCCGACGCCCGGGCCGCGAGTCGACCCGCCGCCGATCGTCCCGCCGAGAGTCGGCCCGCCGCCGATCGATCCACGGCCTCAGATCAGCAATGCCCGCGTCACGCTCGCGAGAGCAGGGCGGCGCACGGACCGGCGCCGCGCGTCGTTCTCGTTCACCGTCTCCGAGCCCGCCAAGGTCACCGCGGTGGTCACCCGCGCGGCGCCGGGGATCCGCAAGGGCAAGCGCTGCGTCGCGGTCCCCCGGCGCCGGCCGCGCGGAGCGAAGCCGTGCACGCGCCAGCTGCCGGCGGCGAGCGGGACGGTCGCGTTGCGCTCGGCGCGCCGCGGAACGCTGCAGCTTCCCGCAGCCGGTCTGGGCAAGGGCCGCTACACCGCGACGCTGACCGCCGTCGACGCCACCGGCAACGCGTCGACGCCGGTCGTCGTCCGCTTCACGGTGAAGTAG
- a CDS encoding methyltransferase, translated as MARVEGVIALRADREAALLLRVLLEESRYAQIQGLLRANSLDSPFAEPFSGEWVRQAVEGLLPLQQLMVRVFTLGSTVALEEARACFDEAVVERLADAGVLEIDGDRVRSRYIAIVYLNRFFLVSPPLWLRGYDPGETFVYAGPDSYWMARFTANLGPVERALDLCTGSGLLASLLDARHTVAVEIDPDVAEAARFNAILNGLEERIDVRAGDLYAAVPGERFELIVANPPFLPTPDGLALPSCGDGGSDGGEALRAILGGLGERLSFGGRALIYGQGFGSEQEPSIAAWLREELAGTELGGSLLVGDVQSLESAGLSLRQLWEAGGASEEQTFAAWNRFCEDPELVRHFTFLIDLGLGGEGNLAVQRLLSV; from the coding sequence GTGGCGCGCGTCGAAGGCGTGATCGCGCTGCGCGCCGACCGCGAGGCCGCGCTGCTGCTGCGCGTGCTGCTCGAGGAGTCGCGCTACGCCCAGATCCAGGGACTGCTGCGCGCCAACTCGCTCGACAGCCCGTTCGCCGAGCCGTTCTCGGGCGAGTGGGTGCGCCAGGCCGTCGAGGGTCTGCTGCCGCTGCAGCAGTTGATGGTGCGCGTCTTCACGCTCGGCTCGACGGTCGCGCTGGAGGAGGCGCGCGCCTGCTTCGACGAGGCCGTCGTCGAGCGGCTCGCCGACGCCGGCGTGCTGGAGATCGACGGCGACCGGGTGCGCAGCCGCTACATCGCGATCGTCTACCTCAACCGCTTCTTCCTCGTCTCGCCGCCGCTCTGGCTGCGCGGCTACGACCCCGGAGAGACGTTCGTCTACGCCGGCCCGGACTCGTACTGGATGGCGCGCTTCACCGCGAACCTCGGCCCGGTCGAGCGCGCGCTCGACCTCTGCACCGGCAGCGGACTGCTCGCCTCGCTGCTCGACGCCCGCCACACCGTCGCGGTCGAGATCGACCCCGACGTCGCCGAGGCCGCGCGCTTCAACGCGATCCTCAACGGGCTGGAGGAGCGCATCGACGTGCGCGCCGGCGACCTCTATGCGGCGGTCCCCGGCGAGCGCTTCGAGCTGATCGTCGCCAACCCGCCGTTCCTGCCGACGCCGGACGGGCTCGCGCTGCCGTCCTGCGGCGACGGCGGGAGCGACGGGGGCGAGGCGCTGCGCGCGATCCTCGGCGGGCTCGGCGAGCGGCTCTCGTTCGGCGGCCGCGCGCTGATCTACGGCCAGGGCTTCGGCAGCGAGCAGGAGCCGTCGATCGCCGCGTGGCTGCGCGAGGAGCTGGCCGGCACGGAGCTCGGCGGCTCGCTGCTCGTCGGCGACGTGCAGAGCCTCGAATCGGCGGGCCTCTCGCTGCGCCAGCTGTGGGAGGCGGGCGGCGCCAGCGAGGAGCAGACGTTCGCCGCCTGGAACCGCTTCTGCGAGGACCCCGAGCTGGTCCGCCACTTCACCTTCCTGATCGACCTCGGGCTCGGCGGCGAGGGCAACCTCGCGGTGCAGCGGCTGCTGAGCGTCTGA
- a CDS encoding ABC transporter substrate-binding protein yields the protein MDEVKKVLPSVRGRGVSRRAFLNEGAAWGLSASTVGRLLAVGAAPAGLLAGCGTDSESASGGGGGGGAAGIIAIGNAEPPTSAYWDPHAQFGMADTQLWSLTYDMLLSYDKSGRVVGGLARRWHRTSPQRMRLELREDARFQDGAPVLAKDVKASLDRLGDPESRLVLSAYATPGMRVEVIDEHTIEIVTPRPFGPLESALTLFAIAPARDIAQPDVFRERPLGSGPFRFVRYKNNVVELVANERYWRGKPASRGVELRYIADPEARLNALLTGAIDIYTRGSSLTLDATKKDGYHVTTTGPASQLIYIPQHNTELSDPRVRQAIAHAIDRRAIAKSLIRIDPPARSSLPAGTDGFRPLAPSFEYDPDKARRLLADAGHANGLKITMASSNLVTHQPAIDQLVKSWLEEVGIEVELRTLETGTFRSSYNQYALSFNALGTMNPDPDSLLTFFRPVVAQAALNLDDPKIGRLLQRTRETTGAARRAAIDAYASYLWQNQIMIYVTDDIWFTVVNPKLRNYHRTPQQGEPLLWRASKA from the coding sequence ATGGACGAAGTCAAGAAGGTGCTGCCGTCGGTCCGTGGACGCGGGGTGAGCCGGCGCGCTTTCCTGAACGAGGGTGCGGCATGGGGGCTCTCGGCCTCGACGGTCGGACGGCTGCTCGCCGTCGGCGCCGCCCCGGCCGGCCTGCTCGCGGGCTGCGGGACCGACTCCGAGAGCGCGAGCGGCGGGGGCGGAGGCGGCGGAGCCGCCGGGATCATCGCGATCGGCAACGCCGAGCCGCCGACGTCGGCCTACTGGGACCCCCACGCCCAGTTCGGCATGGCCGACACGCAGCTCTGGTCGCTGACGTACGACATGCTGCTCAGCTACGACAAGTCCGGGCGCGTCGTCGGCGGCCTGGCGCGGCGCTGGCACCGTACGAGCCCGCAGCGCATGCGCTTGGAGCTGCGCGAGGACGCCCGCTTCCAGGACGGCGCGCCGGTGCTCGCGAAGGACGTCAAGGCGAGCCTCGACCGGCTCGGCGATCCGGAGTCGAGACTCGTGCTGTCCGCCTACGCGACCCCGGGCATGAGAGTCGAGGTGATCGACGAGCACACGATCGAGATCGTCACCCCGCGCCCGTTCGGACCGCTGGAGTCGGCGCTGACGCTGTTCGCGATCGCGCCCGCGAGAGACATCGCGCAGCCGGATGTCTTCAGAGAGCGGCCGCTCGGCAGCGGCCCGTTCAGATTCGTCCGCTACAAGAACAACGTCGTCGAGCTGGTCGCGAACGAGAGATACTGGCGCGGCAAGCCGGCCTCCAGAGGCGTCGAGCTGCGCTACATCGCCGACCCCGAGGCGCGTCTCAACGCGCTGCTGACGGGCGCGATCGACATCTACACGCGCGGCAGCTCGCTGACGCTCGACGCGACGAAGAAGGACGGCTACCACGTCACCACGACCGGCCCGGCCAGCCAGCTGATCTACATCCCGCAGCACAACACGGAGCTCAGCGACCCGCGTGTGCGGCAGGCGATCGCCCACGCGATCGACCGCCGCGCGATCGCCAAGAGCCTGATCAGAATCGACCCGCCGGCGCGGTCGAGCCTGCCCGCCGGCACCGACGGCTTCCGCCCGCTGGCGCCGAGCTTCGAGTACGACCCCGACAAGGCCCGCAGACTGCTCGCCGACGCCGGCCACGCGAACGGGCTGAAGATCACGATGGCGTCCTCGAACCTCGTCACGCACCAGCCCGCGATCGACCAGCTCGTCAAGAGCTGGCTGGAGGAGGTCGGCATCGAGGTCGAGCTGAGAACACTCGAGACCGGCACGTTCCGCAGCTCCTACAACCAGTACGCGCTGTCGTTCAACGCGCTCGGCACGATGAACCCCGACCCCGACTCGCTGCTGACGTTCTTCCGCCCGGTCGTCGCGCAGGCGGCGCTGAACCTCGACGACCCGAAGATCGGGCGGCTGCTGCAGCGCACGCGCGAGACGACCGGTGCCGCGCGACGCGCTGCGATCGACGCGTACGCGTCGTATCTGTGGCAGAACCAGATCATGATCTACGTCACCGACGACATCTGGTTCACGGTCGTGAATCCGAAGCTGCGCAACTACCACCGCACCCCGCAGCAGGGAGAGCCGCTCCTGTGGCGCGCGTCGAAGGCGTGA
- a CDS encoding helix-turn-helix domain-containing protein: protein MVTVADIAGSPELQVELLAGDRARANAIVAARISELEDPTELLERGTLLLTAGRGLGDRPAAQRGYVRRLAACGAAGLAVALGEHLDAVPPAVLQEAARLELPVLAVTGRDALAALVRATSSDAETSDDHWRALTLHEELVRAAVEGAPLRELLAILAGELRCSVQLREGDAVLAEHHATGGLAFEELGDAPVLRLDVVTADARAELLAARADGEWSEFDRLVLRHGQGALALELTRRHAVRAAELRLAGNLFDDLERERLEDDEIADRIAAFGFERAGSFAALVGLPGDRGGERLRAALEVQLNRAGVRQLSAVGPDTVAFLVANGDEDQLRAIAERVVAAEPGGVRIAVGRLASGRALGRSLLEARAVLSTARKPVVSYLDLGPMELLLSVPSALLEAYVDRVLGPVAQNGWLMESLTELLDAGTRWKETADRLGVHRHTLRYRMNRLAEQTGRHPDDPADRLELWLAVRALETITLRRDGPVEGGTDQV from the coding sequence GTGGTGACCGTCGCTGACATCGCCGGCAGTCCGGAGCTCCAGGTGGAGCTGCTCGCCGGCGACCGCGCGCGCGCCAACGCGATCGTGGCGGCGCGCATCTCCGAGCTGGAGGACCCGACCGAGCTGCTCGAGCGCGGCACGCTGCTGCTGACCGCGGGCCGCGGCCTCGGCGACCGCCCCGCCGCCCAGCGCGGCTACGTGCGCCGACTCGCCGCCTGCGGCGCCGCAGGCCTCGCGGTCGCGCTCGGCGAGCATCTCGACGCGGTCCCGCCGGCCGTCCTGCAGGAGGCCGCGCGGCTGGAGCTGCCCGTGCTCGCGGTCACCGGCCGCGACGCGCTCGCCGCGCTCGTGCGCGCCACGAGCAGTGACGCGGAGACCTCCGACGACCACTGGCGCGCGCTGACCCTGCACGAAGAGCTCGTACGCGCCGCCGTCGAGGGCGCGCCGCTGCGCGAGCTGCTCGCGATCCTCGCCGGCGAGCTGCGCTGCAGCGTGCAGCTGCGCGAGGGCGACGCGGTGCTCGCCGAGCACCACGCGACGGGCGGGCTGGCGTTCGAGGAGCTTGGCGACGCGCCCGTGCTGCGCCTCGACGTGGTCACCGCGGACGCGCGCGCCGAGCTGCTGGCGGCGCGCGCCGACGGCGAGTGGAGCGAGTTCGACCGCCTCGTGCTGCGCCACGGCCAGGGCGCGCTGGCGCTGGAGCTGACGCGCCGCCACGCCGTCCGCGCCGCGGAGCTGCGGCTCGCCGGCAACCTCTTCGACGACCTCGAGCGCGAGCGGCTCGAAGACGACGAGATCGCGGACCGGATCGCGGCCTTCGGCTTCGAGCGGGCCGGCTCGTTCGCGGCGCTCGTAGGCCTGCCCGGCGACCGCGGCGGCGAGCGGCTGCGCGCCGCGCTCGAGGTCCAGCTCAACCGCGCGGGCGTGCGCCAGCTCTCGGCCGTCGGTCCGGACACCGTCGCCTTCCTCGTCGCCAACGGCGACGAGGACCAGCTGCGCGCGATCGCCGAGCGCGTCGTCGCGGCCGAGCCGGGAGGCGTCCGGATCGCCGTCGGCCGGCTCGCGAGCGGTCGCGCACTGGGCCGCTCGCTGCTGGAGGCGCGTGCGGTGCTGAGCACCGCACGCAAACCCGTCGTCTCGTATCTCGACCTCGGACCGATGGAGTTGCTGCTCAGCGTCCCGAGCGCGCTGCTGGAGGCGTACGTCGACCGCGTGCTCGGACCGGTCGCGCAGAACGGCTGGCTGATGGAGTCGCTGACCGAGCTGCTCGACGCCGGCACGCGCTGGAAGGAGACCGCCGACCGGCTGGGCGTCCATCGCCACACGCTGCGGTACCGCATGAACCGCCTCGCCGAGCAGACCGGCCGCCACCCCGACGATCCCGCCGACCGCCTGGAGCTGTGGCTCGCGGTGCGGGCGCTGGAGACGATCACGCTGCGCCGCGACGGGCCGGTCGAGGGAGGCACCGACCAGGTGTAG